A DNA window from Hordeum vulgare subsp. vulgare chromosome 1H, MorexV3_pseudomolecules_assembly, whole genome shotgun sequence contains the following coding sequences:
- the LOC123418299 gene encoding cell division protein ZipA-like: protein MAATADPRAKPPVAPSTHHLEPWARPQQPPRPHRVPAVESPSGAASGGRDRRRPSSESHRRDAAGDDDDDGIEGLRVKLMGHLRDAADRLRVPKKSPPLPPPPKAKEPEPDRMAPPPEQQPPQENVADKPWKLRERTRRRPAALSSSWPAAPPPPSRRRKRAPFSVALSTEEIEEDIYALTGGRPRRRPRKRPRAVQRQLDSLFPGLWLAEVTADDYKVPDDE, encoded by the exons ATGGCGGCGACGGCAGATCCGCGGGCGAAGCCGCCGGTCGCGCCCTCCACGCACCACCTAGAGCCGTGGGCGCGCCCGCAGCAGCCGCCTCGACCCCACCGCGTGCCCGCTGTCGAGTCGCCCTCGGGGGCAGCGTCGGGCGGCCGCGATCGCCGCCGCCCGTCGTCCGAGTCCCACCGCAGGGACGccgccggcgacgacgacgacgacgggatcGAGGGGCTCCGGGTCAAGCTCATGGGCCACCTGCGCGACGCGGCCGACCGGCTTCGCGTGCCCAAGAAAAGTCCTCCCCTGCCCCCACCGCCGAAGGCGAAGGAGCCCGAGCCAGACCGCATGGCGCCGCCGCCGGAGCAGCAGCCGCCGCAGGAGAACGTGGCGGACAAGCCGTGGAAGCTACGGGAGCGCACGCGGCGGCGGCCGGCCGCGCTGTCGTCGTCATGGCCGGCGGCGCCGCCACCGCCGTCGAGGCGGCGCAAGCGGGCCCCGTTCTCCGTTGCCCTGTCGACGGAGGAGATCGAGGAGGACATCTACGCGCTGACGGGCGGCCGGCCGCGGCGGCGGCCGAGGAAGCGGCCGCGCGCCGTACAGCGGCAGCTCGAT TCGCTCTTCCCCGGGCTCTGGCTGGCCGAGGTCACCGCCGACGACTACAAGGTGCCCGACGACGAGTAA
- the LOC123418312 gene encoding uncharacterized protein LOC123418312 produces the protein MESSPTPASAMQAPSPASSSRSRDNRLLVGFDLPASWGYRRPMAFCKDPDSSPAAAAGDDAQRNSSRSPPKAGPVAAPGDAKHAPAADEGAAAEESARKQYYQLRDRRGGRDFAEDAPEYRKLWNMDGGGPSSGGRISAGFSVELTKQEIEADFLAMTGKKPPRRYKRRPKAVQRQINSISPGDFLSEVNRDRYKVNEKGGF, from the exons ATGGAGTCCTCGCCGACGCCCGCGTCAGCAATGCAGGCGCCGTCCCCCGCTTCCTCGTCGCGATCGAGGGACAATCGCCTCCTGGTCGGCTTCGACCTCCCGGCCTCCTGGGGCTACCGCCGTCCCATGGCCTTCTGCAAGGACCCCGACTCcagcccggcggcggcggcgggcgacgaCGCGCAGCGCAACAGCTCCCGATCCCCGCCGAAAGCCGGCCCCGTGGCGGCGCCGGGGGACGCTAAGCACGCCCCTGCGGCCGACGAGGGCGCCGCGGCGGAGGAATCTGCCCGGAAGCAGTACTACCAGCTGAGGGACCGGAGGGGCGGCCGGGACTTCGCGGAGGACGCGCCGGAGTACAGGAAGCTGTGGAACATGGACGGCGGCGGCCCCTCCTCCGGCGGCAGGATTAGCGCCGGGTTCTCGGTGGAGCTCACCAAGCAGGAGATCGAGGCGGACTTCCTGGCGATGACCGGCAAGAAGCCGCCGCGCCGGTACAAGAGGCGGCCCAAGGCGGTCCAGCGCCAAATCAAC TCCATCAGCCCCGGCGATTTTCTCTCGGAGGTGAACCGCGATCGGTACAAGGTGAACGAG AAAGGGGGTTTCTGA